A single region of the Candidatus Methylomirabilota bacterium genome encodes:
- a CDS encoding ABC transporter permease produces the protein MARYLIRRLAGTLFVLLGVSAAVFTLMNTLPGDPATMLVSHFGASARDIEILREQLGLNDPFVVRFGRFVGGAVQGDLGKSFQQNRPVARILLENTGPTVRLALLAVGLAIVLGVLTGVAAAVRRGSWTDFLTMLASLLGISMPGFWLGLMLMLLFAVHLRWLPALGDQTWRGIVLPALTLALPASATIARLTRSSMLEVLREDYLRSARAKGLPERAVIFRHALRNALISVVTFVGLQFGLLLGGSVVVESLFSRQGLGQLVVAAVFARDIPIVQGWCLLVAAAYSLVNLAVDLSYALINPRIRYDAA, from the coding sequence GTGGCCCGCTACCTGATCCGCCGCCTGGCGGGGACACTCTTCGTGCTGCTCGGGGTGTCGGCGGCCGTGTTCACGCTGATGAACACGCTGCCCGGCGACCCCGCCACGATGCTGGTGTCGCACTTCGGCGCCTCGGCCCGGGACATCGAGATCCTGCGGGAGCAGCTCGGGCTCAACGACCCCTTCGTGGTCCGGTTCGGCCGTTTCGTCGGGGGCGCCGTCCAGGGCGACCTCGGCAAGTCGTTCCAGCAGAACCGGCCCGTGGCCCGGATCCTGCTGGAGAACACCGGGCCCACCGTTCGGCTGGCCCTCTTGGCGGTCGGGCTGGCCATCGTGCTGGGAGTGCTGACCGGGGTCGCGGCCGCGGTGCGTCGCGGCAGCTGGACCGACTTCCTCACCATGCTGGCGTCCCTGCTGGGCATCTCGATGCCCGGGTTCTGGCTGGGCCTCATGCTGATGCTCCTGTTCGCGGTCCACCTCCGGTGGCTGCCGGCACTCGGGGACCAGACCTGGCGGGGCATCGTGCTGCCCGCCCTGACGCTGGCCCTCCCGGCCTCGGCCACCATCGCCCGCCTGACCCGGTCCAGCATGCTGGAAGTGCTGCGCGAGGACTACCTGCGCTCGGCCCGGGCCAAGGGCCTGCCCGAGCGGGCGGTGATCTTTCGCCACGCGCTACGGAACGCGCTGATCTCGGTCGTCACGTTCGTGGGCCTGCAGTTCGGCCTGCTCCTGGGCGGGAGCGTCGTGGTGGAGTCCCTCTTCTCGCGCCAGGGCCTGGGCCAGCTCGTCGTGGCCGCCGTGTTCGCCCGGGACATCCCGATCGTCCAGGGCTGGTGCCTGCTGGTGGCGGCGGCCTACAGTCTGGTGAACCTCGCCGTCGACCTCTCCTACGCGCTCATCAACCCGCGGATTCGCTACGACGCGGCCTAG